GATGGGATGATGAGCGAATTCAACAATACAGCGATTTCTTCTTCCATGCTTGGCAATGCATTGGAAGCTCTCATCGGTGCCATATATCTTGAAAAAGGATTTGAGTTTGTGCGTCATTTCGTATTGAGAAAGATCTTAAAAAAATACATTGACATTGCCCAACTCGAAGCATTTGATGACAACTTCAAAAGTCAGTTGCTCGAATTTTGTCAAAAACACAACAAAGAAATTGACTTCCGCATTCTTTCCAAGTCCAAAAACGACAAACGCGATCGATTTAAGGTAGGAGTATTTATTGATGGTGTAGAAGTGGCTTCAGCAGAGGATTACAACAAAAAAAGCGCCGAACAAATCGCCTCAGAAATTGCACTGAGCTCCCTGAATTCCTGATTTTTTTACCCCCTACTCCTTAATATTTACTATTTAATCTTTAATCTTTATTCATTATTCCTCCATGATCCTCGAACAATGCAAACGACTCTCCAAAGATCGTGTCCAGAGGCTTGAAAAAGGCATTGATCTGCTCGAGGATTGGATTCTGAAACTTTTGGAACAGGGTTTTGAGGTACTTCGCAAAGATGCCCACCGCATGGAAGACATGGCGACGAGGGCGGTGGATTATGGAATGCCCGCCATTGCGCGAAGATTGAGGTTATTACCTGAAAAAATAACGGAAGAAAAAGATTGGGTCAGTTATTTGAATACCGAACTTGGACAAATGTTATTCTTAATCCGATCGATTAAAAAACCAAATACCCATTTGCATCCTGAAGACATTTTATCTTTTCTTGGAGTTCCGATCAAAAAACAAGAAATTGTGGATCACACCGAAGGCATCGAGGACGAATGGCTCTACTTTGGCACCGTCTTCGACCGCGAAGAAAAAATTCGCATTTACAGGCATTGGTTTTATGGCATTCATCACCATAAATTTGCATTGTGCATCGATTTTGAAGTCAACCGATTTGTCAAAATCAGGGAATACAAACGTGGATGGATGTATTGCGGACCCGTCCACTTTTATCCTTCCGCTTTGCCACTTCGGGTGGTCCAAATACCACAGACCGTTCAGGCAATACCTACCGTAATCAATTTTAACAAACAAAGCATTCAGGCCTACCAGGATTCTTACGCGAAGGCTTTTGCGGCAAATCCATTTTTGAGACAGACTCCTGCCTGTTTGTCCGGTATTCATTTGATCGAAATCGATGACCATTGTTTTTTGTCGGATCCTGATGGCACTGCAATGGTCTGCAGGACCAATGAAGATCTGAACCGCAAAATGAGGGCGTATTGTTTGGATCCTGAGACTTTGTTGCTTGGAGAATTCAGCGAAAAACAATTTAATCCACTTTCTGTTTTCTCGCAGGGTTACATCGAAAAAATATAAACCTTGGATTCACTGACACAAATTGTATTGGGCGCAGCCTGCGGCGAAGCGGTGCTTGGAAAAAAAATTGGAAACAAAGCACTGATATGGGGTGCGGTCGCGGGGACGATTCCTGATCTGGATGTACTTTCCAATTACTTTATGGGCGAATTGGATGCCCTCGTGTTTCACAGAGGACCCATGCATTCGCTTTTGTTTGCGACACTGGCCCCCTTTCCACTGGCCTGGCTGGTCATGCAATTCTACAATAAAGGATGGTTTAATAAAACAGCCTATCGAAGGACCGGATTTGTGACAGGCAGTTTGTTTTTTGTTCTGGTGTTTGCAATTTTGCAACTCGCATTTTACTTGTTTTTTGGCAATTGGGCCTTTAGTCTATCACTGCTCTTGCTGCCATCCCTCGTTTTCATTGTTCGCAAGATGTACCTCGACTATTGGAGCAAGACACAGGAGTATCCCAATGTAAGCTACAGAGACTGGGTCCTTTTGTTTTTTGTATCGATCATTACCCATCCACTGCTGGATGCACTGACTACTTTTGGAACCAGACTTTATTGGCCATTTTCAAATGAGAGGGTGTCTATTTCTACCATTTCCATTGCAGATCCGATATACACCCTGCCGTTTTTATTTAGTGTGGTGCTTTGTGGATTTTATGGAAGAACGGATCGACGAAGGAGAACTTCACTCTGGGTCGGAATCGCGGTAAGCAGCATTTATTTGTCAGCTACTTATTTTACCAAATCACATGTTGAAAAAGTCATGCACGCCAATTTAATAGAAGAGGGTGTTCAAGCGGAAAAAATGATCTCTGTTCCCACCATCTTCAACAATCTGTTGTGGTATGGTATCGCCAGACATGACCATCACTATTATTGTCAGTATTATTCAATCCTCGATGAGAATCCTGCTGAAAATCCCATTGTAAAAATTGCAGATGGAAAAGAATGGTTGGGGGCGGACAGTGCCCATCATATTGTTAAAACGCTGGATTGGTTTGGGGATGGATATACCAGTGTGATTCGCAAGAATGGAGACACGCTTCAGTGGAATGATTTAAGATTTGGCAGTTTAAATTTCAAATTCGAAAAACCGGAGGATTTTGTATTCCACTTTGACCTCATTCAATCATCAAAAGGATTGAAGTACTACCCCAACAGAGAAAGACCTTCACCACAAAAAGATCAGATGGTAAAATTTTGGAGGAGGGCGTTCGGCGAAAAATAGAGCTGACTCTCTTAAGGAGCAAGCATGTTGTCATACTAGTGGTCATCAAAAAATGAGATCCAACGTTTGACCGATCATTTTACCCAAAGTTTTAACAAAAGTAAAGGCTTGACACCCAAAATGCAATATAACTTTTGTTATACTTCAGGTATTTTTCCAGCGCTGTATTTCAAGCTGGTTTTGATTTGCTTTCACTTTTAAGAAATGTTTTACCTTTGGAAATCTTATTGAAGGAGCAAAATGAGCTATTGAAAGTTTTGATTTGCTTTCACTTTTAAGAAATGTTTTACCTTTGGAAATCTTATTGAAGGAGCAAAATGAGCTATTGAAAGTTTTGATTTGCTTTCACTTTTAAGAAATGTTTTACCTTTGGAAATCACAATGTACCTGATTAGCGGTAGTTGTATTGTTTTGATTTGCTTTCACTTTTAAGAAATGTTTTACCTTTGGAAATCGGGCTTCTCCGCTTTTAGAAGTCTAAAGCAGTTTTGATTTGCTTTCACTTTTAAGAAATGTTTTACCTTTGGAAATCCCCGAAACCCTTCACAACAAACAGGCAAAAGTTTTGATTTGCTTTCACTTTTAAGAAATGTTTTACCTTTGGAAATCACAATGTACCTGATTAGCGGTAGTTGTATTGTTTTGATTTGCTTTCACTTTTAAGAAATGTTTTACCTTTGGAAATCGGGCTTCTCCGCTTTTAGAAGTCTAAAGCAGTTTTGATTTGCTTTCACTTTTAAGAAATGTTTTACCTTTGGAAATCCCCGAAACCCTTCACAACAAACAGGCAAAAGTTTTGATTTGCTTTCACTTTTAAGAAATGTTTTACCTTTGGAAATCACAATGTACCTGATTAGCGGTAGTTGTATTGTTTTGATTTGCTTTCACTTTTAAGAAATGTTTTACCTTTGGAAATCTTGTACCCAGAAAAGAGTAGATTTGAAAAGTGTTTTGATTTGCTTTCACTTTTAAGAAATGTTTTACCTTTGGAAATCTTCAATTCAAAGATTTCCTTTTGCATAACCGTTTTGATTTGCTTTCACTTTTAAGAAATGTTTTACCTTTGGAAATCACATCTATCCAAAAAACATAAGGGTTCCAGTTTTGATTTGCTTTCACTTTTAAGAAATGTTTTACCTTTGGAAATCGAAGTTTATCAGGTGCCAAAGGGCAATACGTTTTGATTTGCTTTCACTTTTAAGAAATGTTTTACCTTTGGAAATCGCTTAAACGGTTGTTAATACTATTCGCTAGTTTTGATTTGCTTTCACTTTTAAGAAATGTTTTACCTTTGGAAATCTTATTGAAGGAGCAAAATGAGCTATTGAAAGTTTTGATTTGCTTTCACTTTTAAGAAATGTTTTACCTTTGGAAATCTTATTGAAGGAGCAAAATGAGCTATTGAAAGTTTTGATTTGCTTTCACTTTTAAGAAATGTTTTACCTTTGGAAATCCATCCACAAATGTCTATACTTCCCCTCCTGTTTTGATTTGCTTTCACTTTTAAGAAATGTTTTACCTTTGGAAATCCAGGGCAAGGACTTACAGGTGCCAAGCGGTGTTTTGATTTGCTTTCACTTTTAAGAAATGTTTTACCTTTGGAAATCCCCGAAACCCTTCACAACAAACAGGCAAAAGTTTTGATTTGCTTTCACTTTTAAGAAATGTTTTACCTTTGGAAATCACAATGTACCTGATTAGCGGTAGTTGTATTGTTTTGATTTGCTTTCACTTTTAAGAAATGTTTTACCTTTGGAAATCAAAAAACCCTGCGCTGATCTAAGTCCTACTGTTTTGATTTGCTTTCACTTTTAAGAAATGTTTTACCTTTGGAAATCTATAATCTTCTGTTTCAAAATCTGAATGATGTTTTGATTTGCTTTCACTTTTAAGAAATGTTTTACCTTTGGAAATCAAGAATTAAGAAATATTCATCAGATCACAAGTTTTGATTTGTGAAGTGGTCCAAGAAAATGGTACACAAATCTAACTTAAATTTGTGTTATGGATCAATCAAAGACAAACAATCGGAGGAGGAGGTACGATACCGAGTTTAAGCTTAATGCCATTCATTTGCTCGAATCCGGGAAGAACGCTAGCGAATTAGCTGATTCTCTTGGCGTTAGTAAGCAAATGCTTTACAATTGGCGTAGTCAAATCAGGATTACCAGGAATGCTTCCGTCCAGCCAGGAACAAATAATCCTTATACTGAACTTGAACAGCTCCGTAAGAAATTAAGGGATGTTGAAATGGAAAGGGATATTTTAAAAAAAGCCTTGAACATTTTCAGCCGGCAGACATGAAACCAAAAGCTGAATTTATCCAGAGTCTAAGCGGTGTGTATCCTACTAACAAGCTTTGCAAGATGATGAATATTCCAAGGAATACTTTGTATCATTTTATCCACAGGAGGGATTCTCCCACTAAACATTTGGGATTAAGAGACCGAATAAAATCCGTATTTGACTCTCATATGAATAGGTATGGAAGTCGTAGAATTAAAATGGAATTAGCCGTAAAATATTCAAAAAATGTTAGCCGCCATTTGATTCGCAAATGTATGAAGGAACAAAATTTGAAAGCAATCCAGCCAAAGAGTTTTGTTCCAAAAACAACTGATTCCACCGGGACCAAATTTCCTGCACCCAATTTACTTCTTGATTTTGGAAAGGCGCAAAAACCAAATGAAGTATGGGTTGGTGACATTACCTACATTCCTTTAAAGAATGGCCAATGGGCCTATCTTTCAACTTGGATTGATACTTATTTGCATAAAGTAGTGGGCTGGGATGTTCAGACTCATATGAGAAGCGAACTGGTTATTTCAGCCTTCAATAAAGCAAAACTGAAATGCATCCAAAATAAATTAAGTGTGATTGTCCATTCTGACCGAGGAACGCAGTACTCTAGTAAAGATTTCAAAAATGCCATTAAAGGAAATAGACAAAGTATGACTCGCAAAAACGAAGTTTATGACAACGCAATTGCCGAATCATTTTTCTCAAGGCTCAAATGCGAATGCATTAGAGGTACTGTATTTGATGATTTGGATCAATTAAGATTCACTCTGTTTGAATACATAGATGGCTATTACAACACAATCAGAAGGCATTCATCCATTCAATACTATACACCCTTAGAATTTGAAAATATTTATTATTCGAAAAATCAATTCACTCATTGCAACTAATATGGAAACAAAACATGACTTTGCATTTTTACCCTTAGACGAGGACCAAGCTTATTGCGGACAAAATGTCAAGAGTTCCGCCGACCTCTTTATTCTGTATTCTTCCGGCGGAACTCGACTTGCTCTTGACATTTTGGGAGCAATGCTTATCTTTGTCGCAGGGGTAAAATGTGTACTAATTTTATTTTTTAACTAAATTAGATCAGTGTCCCATTTATTGGTACCATGTCATTGCTTTCACTTTTAAGAAATGTTTTACCTTTGGAAATCACAATGATCATACTAAAATCCTAATTTTTAGTTTTGATTTGCTTTCACTTTTAAGAAATGTTTTACCTTTGGAAATCGGTTTTAACGATTTAGGGCAATACTTCCCGTTTTGATTTGCTTTCACTTTTAAGAAATGTTTTACCTTTGGAAATCCGTATTCCATCAGAACGAATACACTTACTAGTTTTGATTTGCTTTCACTTTTAAGAAATGTTTTACCTTTGGAAATCTTTCCAAAATGGAAATACAGCCAGTATTTTGTTTTGATTTGCTTTCACTTTTAAGAAATGTTTTACCTTTGGAAATCGGTACAAAGAAAAAGAATGCAAAAAAGTAGTTTTGATTTGCTTTCACTTTTAAGAAATGTTTTACCTTTGGAAATCTTCGGAGGCGCAAGATCGGTCCTAATTGACGTTTTGATTTGCTTTCACTTTTAAGAAATGTTTTACCTTTGGAAATCCATTTCGATGGCCATATTTTCAAATCTTTCGTTTTGATTTGCTTTCACTTTTAAGAAATGTTTTACCTTTGGAAATCTTAGATTTAGCGAATAAAAATAATATAAAAGTTTTGATTTGCTTTCACTTTTAAGAAATGTTTTACCTTTGGAAATCACATATTCGGTTCCTTCAAGTACGCCATCTGTTTTGATTTGCTTTCACTTTTAAGAAATGTTTTACCTTTGGAAATCGCTTTCAGTTTCGTGTTTATGCCATTGTTTGTTTTGATTTGCTTTCACTTTTAAGAAATGTTTTACCTTTGGAAATCATATAGGCTCGTGACATTCTCAATTTTAGTGTTTTGATTTGCTTTCACTTTTAAGAAATGTTTTACCTTTGGAAATCTGTTTTTGAAGTAATGATAACAAAAGATAGTTTTGATTTGCTTTCACTTTTAAGAAATGTTTTACCTTTGGAAATCGTTAGATTTATGGATATAGTTTACCCTTTAGTTTTGATTTGCTTTCACTTTTAAGAAATGTTTTACCTTTGGAAATCGAAGTAGCCGAAATAGAATTACAAAAGTTGTTTTGATTTGCTTTCACTTTTAAGAAATGTTTTACCTTTGGAAATCTATCATATTGCTGAAGTAAGCCCATATATCGTTTTGATTTGCTTTCACTTTTAAGAAATGTTTTACCTTTGGAAATCTATTTTTTAAATTTTAGTTCCCGAATCTTGTTTTGATTTGCTTTCACTTTTAAGAAATGTTTTACCTTTGGAAATCCATACCGATTAATTTCTATTCCAAAGATAGTTTTGATTTGCTTTCACTTTTAAGAAATGTTTTACCTTTGGAAATCTCAAACGGTTGGAAGGGCTTATTTGCGGTGTTTTGATTTGCTTTCACTTTTAAGAAATGTTTTACCTTTGGAAATCATAACGCATACGCCAATGATAATAATGACAGTTTTGATTTGCTTTCACTTTTAAGAAATGTTTTACCTTTGGAAATCGATGAACTACACAACCTGCCTGAACTATTAGTTTTGATTTGCTTTCACTTTTAAGAAATGTTTTACCTTTGGAAATCAAAAATTTCATGGTTGATTGTGATGCCGTTGTTTTGATTTGCTTTCACTTTTAAGAAATGTTTTACCTTTGGAAATCAAAAGGGTATGTGTGTCAAAAGAAATTATTGTTTTGATTTGCTTTCACTTTTAAGAAATGTTTTACCTTTGGAAATCTTTCCTGATTCAGACCCTGTAGAGCCTTGTGTTTTGATTTGCTTTCACTTTTAAGAAATGTTTTACCTTTGGAAATCAAGATTATGCTAATAATTTGATTTCCAAAGGTGTAAACAATGTTCCTTCCAAAAAAAATCTACAATTATTAAACGTAAATTCGCTCCCAGTTTTACATTTTTTAAAAAAGTTCTAACATTGGTTTTTGGCCTTCCAATGGTTGTTTTGCAATACCGTGATAAACCTCCATCATTCCAAACTGCTTATCAGTCATACAACCTATAACCACATGCCCCTTCGCTGGCAATATTTTTTTTACGCCTTGGATATACCGATCTGCATATTCCTTGCTAAGACAATGTCTGGAATAGATGGAAAATTGAAACATGGAAAATCCTGCCCGAATTAAGTTCTTTCTAAACAAGGCATATTCTCGCTTTTCTGCTTTAGTTTCTGTTGGTAAATCAAAATACACCATGACCCACATGATTCTATAATGGTTAAATCGTTCTGACTGATTCATAACAAATCAGGTAATTCAAGAAACTGAATGCTTGATTCATCGTAGCATTTGGAAAGTGATCGACACATCGTTATAATGGCATTTTGGACTGGACTTTTATGGCCTGCGATATCCACGTCAAATAATAAAAAATCCAGAATTTCTTTCCTAACTGAAATCTCTAATTCTAAGATTGCCTGTTCACCAAATTTTTCAGAATCGATCATATGCAATATATGCTGGTCGATCAGTGGTCTAAACGGCTCCATCATATCATCCGCCAAACAAAATGGATTGTATTGATTCCTGTGGTTAATACCAATAATAGGCAAAAGGCCAGCAAGTACCAAGCCTCTTGCGACCGCTGATCTTAAAATGATATAGCCATAATTTAAAATTTGATTGGGCGACTCTCCAA
This window of the Saprospiraceae bacterium genome carries:
- the rnc gene encoding ribonuclease III, which translates into the protein MLNFFFRIARKTNHKFFSKDKFFTERLREIIGFTPSNLYLFKLAFFHKSTLNNLNGSKAIVYQSNERLEYLGDALLSFVVGEYLFNTYPKADEGFLTKMRSKIVKRKTLNELAVKMGLDGMMSEFNNTAISSSMLGNALEALIGAIYLEKGFEFVRHFVLRKILKKYIDIAQLEAFDDNFKSQLLEFCQKHNKEIDFRILSKSKNDKRDRFKVGVFIDGVEVASAEDYNKKSAEQIASEIALSSLNS
- a CDS encoding metal-dependent hydrolase, producing MDSLTQIVLGAACGEAVLGKKIGNKALIWGAVAGTIPDLDVLSNYFMGELDALVFHRGPMHSLLFATLAPFPLAWLVMQFYNKGWFNKTAYRRTGFVTGSLFFVLVFAILQLAFYLFFGNWAFSLSLLLLPSLVFIVRKMYLDYWSKTQEYPNVSYRDWVLLFFVSIITHPLLDALTTFGTRLYWPFSNERVSISTISIADPIYTLPFLFSVVLCGFYGRTDRRRRTSLWVGIAVSSIYLSATYFTKSHVEKVMHANLIEEGVQAEKMISVPTIFNNLLWYGIARHDHHYYCQYYSILDENPAENPIVKIADGKEWLGADSAHHIVKTLDWFGDGYTSVIRKNGDTLQWNDLRFGSLNFKFEKPEDFVFHFDLIQSSKGLKYYPNRERPSPQKDQMVKFWRRAFGEK
- a CDS encoding transposase, producing the protein MDQSKTNNRRRRYDTEFKLNAIHLLESGKNASELADSLGVSKQMLYNWRSQIRITRNASVQPGTNNPYTELEQLRKKLRDVEMERDILKKALNIFSRQT
- a CDS encoding IS3 family transposase, with protein sequence MKPKAEFIQSLSGVYPTNKLCKMMNIPRNTLYHFIHRRDSPTKHLGLRDRIKSVFDSHMNRYGSRRIKMELAVKYSKNVSRHLIRKCMKEQNLKAIQPKSFVPKTTDSTGTKFPAPNLLLDFGKAQKPNEVWVGDITYIPLKNGQWAYLSTWIDTYLHKVVGWDVQTHMRSELVISAFNKAKLKCIQNKLSVIVHSDRGTQYSSKDFKNAIKGNRQSMTRKNEVYDNAIAESFFSRLKCECIRGTVFDDLDQLRFTLFEYIDGYYNTIRRHSSIQYYTPLEFENIYYSKNQFTHCN
- the cas2 gene encoding CRISPR-associated endonuclease Cas2, with the translated sequence MNQSERFNHYRIMWVMVYFDLPTETKAEKREYALFRKNLIRAGFSMFQFSIYSRHCLSKEYADRYIQGVKKILPAKGHVVIGCMTDKQFGMMEVYHGIAKQPLEGQKPMLELF